The genomic stretch TGATGACAATAGTGGTGAAGTCACCGTAGCNNNNNNNNNNNNNATTAGACGCAGAAACAGCTAGTAGCCATACCATTACTGTAGATGCTAGCGATGGTAGCAATACAGTTAGCCAAGACTTTACCATCAGCGTCACAGACATCAACGAGTTTTCACCTAGCCAACCCAGTGATAGCGATGGCGACAGCAGCAACAATCAAGTAGCGGAAAATGCCAGCAACGGCACCAGTGTTGGGATTACTGCCAGTTCTACCGATAACGATATCAGCGATACGGTCACTTACAGCCTCAGCGATGATGCCGATGGTCGGTTTACCATTGATGACAATAGTGGTGAAGTCACCGTAGCCGATAGTAGTCAATTAGA from Geitlerinema sp. PCC 9228 encodes the following:
- a CDS encoding cadherin repeat domain-containing protein, encoding LDAETASSHTITVDASDGSNTVSQDFTISVTDINEFSPSQPSDSDGDSSNNQVAENASNGTSVGITASSTDNDISDTVTYSLSDDADGRFTIDDNSGEVTVADSSQLDAETASSHTITVDASDGSNTVSQDFTINVADINDNSP